GCTGGGTGCCGCCGATGCCGGGGATCACGCCCAGCTTGATCTCGGGCTGGCCGAAGACCGCCGACTCCCCCGCGACGACCAGGTCGCACATCATGGCCAGCTCGCAACCGCCGCCCAGGGCGTGTCCGTTGACGGCCGCGATCTTCGGGGTGCGGAGGTCCGCGAACTCCTCCCAGCCGGCGAAGTAGTCCTCGGCCGCCATGTCGGCGGCCGACTTCCCGGCCATCTCCTTGATGTCGGCGCCGGCGGCGAAGACCGTGTCCGAGCCGGTGACGACGAAGCAGCCGGTTCCGGGGTCCGTGTCCAACGGGCGGAGCACGTCGAGGAGTTCGGTGAGGAGCTCACTGCTGAGCGCGTTGCGGACGTGCGGGCGGTGCAGGCGCACGGTCACCACTCGGCCGTGCCGTTCCACCTTCAGATGGTTCATCCGTCTTCTCCTTCCAAGCGATGACGAGTCGAGGTCACGAGTCCCAGATCGCGCCGTACGCCGGGATGCCCCGCCGTTCCAGGCCGTGGACCACCTGCCAGGTCAGCTTCTTGTTGGAGATGCAGATGACCGCCTCCGCGCCGGAGTCCCGGTAGGCCTCGTGGGCGAGGCGCATCATGTCGGGTTTGCCGTGCCGGGAGGTGTCCCAGACCAGGGCGTGCGGCTGGACGGCGAGGATCTCGTCGACCAGGGCGTCGCCGTAGGTGGCTCGGGGGTCGCGGGTCGCCCAGACCAGTCGGGAGGGCACCTGGGCGGCGAGCAGGTGGGGCAGGCAGGGGCCGATGCCGCTGCCGGTGGCGACGTAGACCACCTTGGTGAACAGGACCTCGATGTTGGCGACGCCGGCCGTGGTGATGCCCTTGACCCATATCCGCTCGGGCAGGTCGTCGATGAAGGAGCCGGTCCAGTCGCCGGCCCGGGAGATCGTGAGCCGGAAGCCGGACTCGCCGGGGGTGGGGACGTTGGCGAAGGAGTGCCATTCCTTCAGCGGGTGGCGGCTGATCGCGGTGGAGGAACCCGCGAAGGGGGTCTCGCCGTGGTCGAAGCGGGCCAGGACGACGTGGGAGGAGGGGCGTTCGAGGCGGACGTTCACCTTGCGCAGCCGCAGCCAGGGCAGGGCGACGCTGAAGGTGACCAGCGCGAGCACGCCGACCTCCCAGGGGCCCGGCGACGACAGCAGCGTGTGCGTCCAGAACAGGGCCAGGGCCGCCCAGCCGCCGAAGCGGTGGATCTTCTCGAAGTGGTCGTGGTGGCGGGAGCGGAAGGGCGGCAGGGCGGTGGCGATGACGAGCGCGAGGAGGGCGATCAGCGTCCAGCCCACGGCCATGAGGGGGCCGCTCGGCGTGGTGATCGTCAGCGCCAGGAACCAGGCCGTGCCCGCCAGCGCCCCGCCGACGTGCAGTCCGCCGAAGTGGTACACCTTGCCGAGCGTCCAGCGGACCCGCAGCGGCCAGCTCGTCGGCGCCGAAGTCGCCAGCCGGAACAGCAGGTTGACAACGTACTGCTGGCGTACGAGGACGGCGAGGGCGAGGTTGGCGAGGGCCGCGTGCCCGAGGGTGGGCGCGGACAGCGGCCAAGCGGTCGCCGCGAAGGCCGCGTTGGCCAGCAGGACCAGGGCCGCCAAGCGGTTGTAGTGCATCAGCCGGGGGTGCTTGAGGAGGCGGCGGTGGGCGGGGAGGAGCGGCGGGAGTGCGCCGGTGCCCGGGTGGGTCCGAGGAGGGGACGTGGTCATCGCGCCACCGCCACGCGCTCCTCGATCATGTGCAGCAGCGCCTGTTTGTCGACCTTGCCGCGGTCGGTCCCGGGGAGGAAGGCCAGCGGCAGGACCTGCTCGGGGACGCAGTAGTAGGGCAGGGCGTCCGCGACCGCGCGGCGTGCCGCCTCCGGGTCGACATCCGCCGGGCAGACGAAGGAGACCAGGGTGCGGGCGTCGCGTTTCAGGGTGACGGCCCGGGTGCAGCCGGCGGCCGACTCCAGGACCGAGGAGACGGAGTCCAGCTCGACGCGGAAGCCGCGCACCTTGACCTGGTCGTCGGTGCGGCCCAGGTGCTCCAGCTCGCCCCCGGGGGTCCAGCGGCCGAGGTCGCGGGTGCGGAACATGCGGCGGCCACCGCCGAGGAACGGGTCGGGGGCGTAGCGCTCGGCGTTGAGGGCGTCGTCGCCGAGGTAGCCGGCGGAGACGCAGTCGCCGCCGGCCCACATCTCGCCGGGCTCGCCGACGGGCAGGGGGCGGCGGTCGGCGTCGAGGACGTAGACCGTGTTGTTGGGCGTGGGGCGGCCGATGGTGAGCAGTGGGGCGGACGGGTCGTGGCGGCTCATCGTGTTGACGATCGTCGTCTCCGTCGGGCCGCAGCCGTTGAAGAAGGCGGCGTGCCGGGCCCACCGGTCGGCCAGCGGGCGCGGGCAGGGCTCCCCGGCGACGGCGACCGTGCGCACCCGCGGGCAGGCGGCCGGGTCGAGGCCGGACAGCACGGTCGGCGTCGCGACGATCACGTCCGCCGTGCGGGCCGCGGCGGCGGGGTCCTTGCCGCGGATGAGGAGCGTGCCGCCCTGGGTGAGGCAGCCGAGGATCTCCCAGGCGGCCATGTCGAAGGCGATGTTGAGGAGCTGGGCGACCCGGTCGCCGGGCCGGACGCCCAGGCCGCCCGGGGCGGTGAGCAGGAGGTTGGCGACGTTGCGGTGGGTGACCTTCACGCCGTTGGGGTGGCCGGTGGTGCCGGAGGTGAACAGGACGTAGCAGCCGTCGTCGCCGGTGACCCGGACGCGCGGGGGCGGGGCGTACGGCAGTGGCTCGTCGAGCGGGAGCAGCAGATGGCCGTCCGGCAGGGGCACGCGGTGGGCGTGCTCGGCGACTGTGAGGACGACCCGGGTCCGGGCGGTGCGGATGACGTGGGTGAGCTGGGCCGGGGGCGTGAGGCCGATGTCCTGCGGGACGTAGGCGGCGCCGGCCTTCAGGATGCCGAGCAGGCCGACCAGCATCGGGATCGAGCGGCGGACGAACAGGCCGACGTGGTCGCCGGGGCGGACGCCCTCGCGGACCAGGCGGGCGGCGAGGGCGCCGGCGTGC
This is a stretch of genomic DNA from Streptomyces hawaiiensis. It encodes these proteins:
- a CDS encoding amino acid adenylation domain-containing protein, with the protein product MPLRHLTPHDQRLFRQYGRGPTVPVPDPLLHHAVARHATATPHAMAAEHQGARITYGELDRHAGALAARLVREGVRPGDHVGLFVRRSIPMLVGLLGILKAGAAYVPQDIGLTPPAQLTHVIRTARTRVVLTVAEHAHRVPLPDGHLLLPLDEPLPYAPPPRVRVTGDDGCYVLFTSGTTGHPNGVKVTHRNVANLLLTAPGGLGVRPGDRVAQLLNIAFDMAAWEILGCLTQGGTLLIRGKDPAAAARTADVIVATPTVLSGLDPAACPRVRTVAVAGEPCPRPLADRWARHAAFFNGCGPTETTIVNTMSRHDPSAPLLTIGRPTPNNTVYVLDADRRPLPVGEPGEMWAGGDCVSAGYLGDDALNAERYAPDPFLGGGRRMFRTRDLGRWTPGGELEHLGRTDDQVKVRGFRVELDSVSSVLESAAGCTRAVTLKRDARTLVSFVCPADVDPEAARRAVADALPYYCVPEQVLPLAFLPGTDRGKVDKQALLHMIEERVAVAR
- a CDS encoding enoyl-CoA hydratase-related protein, whose translation is MNHLKVERHGRVVTVRLHRPHVRNALSSELLTELLDVLRPLDTDPGTGCFVVTGSDTVFAAGADIKEMAGKSAADMAAEDYFAGWEEFADLRTPKIAAVNGHALGGGCELAMMCDLVVAGESAVFGQPEIKLGVIPGIGGTQRLTRLVGRAKAMDLVLTGRTMDAREAGRCGLVSRVVPDDRVLPEALEAAAAIASYGRAAVRAARECVDRALETGLRDGVRFERHVFHALFATDDQKEGMTAFLEKRPPAFRGR